The genomic interval GCAACGATCATCACGGCGAATGGAATGATTCCAATTGCCCCGGATATAAGACCGAACCGAAAACTGTTGAAATAATTGGTGCCATGTTCGTATTGGCGCCTGTATTCGCGGATCCCATAATAAATCCCGGCCCCTACTATGAACAGATTTAGAACGCGAAGTTCGAGCACGTGCACGAGTCCGGCCAATTTCATTAGCACGAAAAATGCCGTGAGCCCAATGAAAATGAGCAATCCGTATTTAAGTCT from Flavobacteriales bacterium carries:
- a CDS encoding DUF4199 domain-containing protein, whose translation is MTSIDRLRLKYGLLIFIGLTAFFVLMKLAGLVHVLELRVLNLFIVGAGIYYGIREYRRQYEHGTNYFNSFRFGLISGAIGIIPFAVMIVAYLVASPEFMAKVRASEIMGPYLNPVNVGFVLLAEGLGSSFLVTYTVMQYMKSVVPKKVSCYK